CTTTCGGAAAAGTTGCACCTGAGTACGCAATTCCTTTTCTTCGTTATTTTGAAGGGTATAAATACCACGAAATAGCTGACGAACTGGGTATACCCCTTGGAACAGTGAAAACACGTATCCATGTGGCCCGTCATATCCTGAAAAAGCAGCTGAAGATTTATGAAGTAAATTATTATAAAACAGCGTAGAGATTGGAACTGATTTCTGTATTCGAAATTATACTGCGTTTGGTTGTGGCGATGATACTTGGCGCCGCAGTAGGTTTTGAAAGAGAGCGAAACGAATGGGCCGCCGGTTTGCGCACCCATACTTTAGTGTCGGTAGGTTCGGCCCTGGCTATGATTGTATCCACGTATGGCTACAGCGACGTGCTGGGCGTGGAAGGTTTCGATGTAGATCCTTCCCGCGTGGCGGCTCAGGTCATCAGCGGCGTCGGTTTTCTTGGCGCCGGAACTATTCTTTTCCTGAAGCAGGAAGTGGTGAAAGGACTAACCACTGCTGCTGCACTCTGGAGCATTGCGGCTGTAGGGCTGGCCTGCGGTGGGGGTATGTATGTGGCGGCCATAGCCGCTACCTTTCTGATGCTGTTTGTGCTGGCCGGTGTGAAGTGGCTCGAAAGACGTTTCCTTAACCGCGAACCCGTGCGCACAATGTCGGTAAAGATCTCTGCCGAATCAGAATTGTCCGTCATGGATATTGAAACTATTCTGGCCCGTTACAATATCGAAGTCAGGAAGATCGCCATTAAAGCCTCGGCCAACGGGGGCAGGGAAATTGTCGTTGTTTTCAGCAAGTTTAACAGCAGAAACACCCTGATGAAGATGATGAATGAAGTATACCGAATGGCCGGAGTAGATGAGGTGGATCTGTAAAACTATACTGTTATAAGACAGTAACTTCACCTAAATACTGACTCGTGCTCTGGTTACTCTGATCACTGGTTACAAAAGCAATATAAACCTGGAATTTCCTGCCGGAATATCGTCCCTCCAGGTCAACCTCGTAACGCCCCTTAGCACGAAAAGCCGCACCGGTGTCTGTCAGTGCTTCGCCAGCCTCCGTATCGTAAAGCACAAACATCATCTTCTCACCGTTGATGTAATCTCCACCGCTCCAGGTGAGCAAAATCTTGCCGGGCTCCTGTACTACCGCCGCTGCTTCGGTTGATGGCTCCAGATGCCCGTAGCTAACAAAAGCTGCAGAAGGATCGATAAAATAGTCGGGATAGGCGCCGGCGATAGCTCTGGAACTGTTATAAGATTTAGCTGCGCTAAACCCTTCGAACTTGGGAGCATAATTTTTAAATCCTACGCGCAGAAACAACTTTAGCGGTCGCAACCAATACTGAAGCACTGTAAACGCCTGCTGGTTTGCCAGCTCCTTTTCCGAAAATTCCCTATGCTCATTTACCCGGGGCAAGGAGCGGATGATACCTTCACCGTTTAGTATATAACCAACGGCGGTACCAAGTTTGCCAATGAAAGGGCCCATGTAGCCCTGTTTTAATCTAGCCATAAAGGTTTTATTTGGTATTACCAATTTAAGAAAATGAAAGGAAAGAATCAAACTAATTCAGATGAATTTAATACGAATCTAAAAGGAAGTTTATAGGGAATTTGCCCCTATGATCTCCCTATAAACCCCCTATTAAGTGGGTGTTTGATTCCTACTAAAGATCTTGTTCAAACCTTGCATAGCCATTAATCGATTTTTTTGAAAGAGCCAAGTATCACCGCCATCTTGTTGAGGAAATCGCAACAAAAACGTTGCAGGCAATTGGGCATTTTATTTTCGGAATAGTGGATTTTACTTTGCATCTTTGTTGCATTAGCATTAGTATTCATGAAAAGACTTCTTTTTGTCGTTGCGCTGCTCAGCGCAGCAGTTTCAGTAGTTGCGCAGGACAATCCGCTTTGGCTGCGCTATCCCGCAATTTCGCCCGATGGCAGCCAGATTGCATTCGGTTATAAAGGCGATATCTACCTGGTTAGCAGTGGTGGTGGACAAGCCGTGCCGCTGACCTTGAACGAGGCGCACGATATGATGCCGGTGTGGAGTCGCGATGGGAAGACCCTGGCTTTTGCGAGCAACCGCTACGGCAACTTTGATGTTTATACGGTGCCTGTTACGGGTGGAAGTCCCCAACGTTTGACATTCCACAGCAGTAATGACTACCCCTACGATTTTACCGCCGATGGCAAGAGTGTCGTGTTTGGCAGTTCCCGAAACGGCAACGCCGAAAGCGCACGCTTTCATAGTCCGCGCGTATTCCAGAACCTGTATTCGGTTAAGCTAGGCGGTGGCCGCCCGGTGCTGATCAGCGCCGCCGGTATGGAGTATGCACGGTTTAACCGCGATGGCAGTAAGCTTGTTTTTGAAGATAAAAAGGGATTTGAAGATGCCTGGCGCAAACATCATACCTCATCGGTAACCCGCGATATCTGGGTCATGGATGTCAAGGCGAATACCTATAAGCAGGTGTCGACCTTTGAGGGGGAAGACCGTAACCCGGTTTTTAGTGCCGACGACAGCATGATCTATTTTTTAAGTGAAAAGAACGGTAACCAGAATATATACAGTACACCGGCATCGGGGGCTGCAAGTTACACTCAGCTCACTCAGTTTAAAGATAACCCGGTAAGGCACCTGACCCGCGCTTCGGACAATACGCTTTGTTTCTCACAAAACGGCGAGATCTATCTTTTGAAAAACGGTCAGACAGCGAAAGTCCAGATCAGGATCTTGAACGACGGTCGCGATAATCTGGTTAAAACGATGCCGGTAAATGGCGACATTACGGAGTTCGCCTTGAGCCCCAATGGAAAGGAGATTGCTTTTGTAACCCGGGGCGAGGTGTTTGTGACGAGCGTAGAGAACGGTCAGACCAAGCAGATCACGAAAACGCCGCAGCAGGAGCGCATGGTAACCTGGGCGCCTGATGGCAAGGCTATTATTTACTCGACCGAGCGAAATAAAAGCTGGGACGTATACCGCAGTGTAATTGTGCAGAAAGACGAACCTTATTTCTATGCGGCTACGGTAATCCGCGACGAACCGCTTATTGAGGGTGTAACGGAGCAGTATCAGCCGGAGATTTCACCCGATGGTAAGGAGATTGCCTATGTGGAGAACAGAAATGTGCTGCGGGTATTCAACATCAAATCTAAGAGCAGTCGCACGCTGCTTCCTGCAGGGCATAATTATTCGTATAGTGACGGCGACTGGAGTTTCCAGTGGAGCCCGGATGGTAAGTATATTCTGACCGACGATGAGAACGGCTATATGTCGAGAAGTAATATTGCGATAATTAAGGCCGACGGATCGGGTGAAAGGTTATATCCGGTCAACAGCGGATTTGGTGAGGCTATGGGCAAGTGGGCGCTGAATGGCAAGATGATGACCTGGGCGAGCAGTCGCTACGGGCGGAAGTCGCTCGCCATACAGGGCAACCGCGAGATGGATATATTTGGCGTGTTCTTCGATCAGGCGGCTTACGATCAGGCCAACATGACCAAGGCAGATTATGAGCTTTTTAAAGAGCGTCAGCAAAGGGAGCGCATAGCGCCGAAGGATAGTCTCCCGGCCAAGTCGAAAGCCAAAAAGACGGACACCGCCAAAAAAGGTTTTGTGCCCGACTTCAACAACCTGGAGAATCGCCGGGTTAAGCTTACCATAAACAGCAGTTCGCTTGGTGGCTATGTACTGAACGCAGATGCAAGCAAACTTTATTATTTGTCGGCCTTTGAAAGCGGTTACGACCTTTGGGTTACGGATACGCGAAGCAGGGAGACAAAGATTCTGGCCAAACTATCGGGCTCGCCCAGCGGAATTGAGATGAGTAAGGATGGCAAGAGCTTGTTTGTGGCCAACAGAGGTAAGCTGGTGAAGGTGGAGAGTGAGAGTGGCCGGGTAACGCCAATTGGTATCAATGGCGATGTGGCGCTGGACGCTGCTGCTGAGCGAAGCTATATTTTTGAACATGCATGGCGGCAAACCAAGGCGAAGTTTTACGATCCTAAACTCCACGGGGTTGATTGGGATATGTATTACACCACATACGCCAGGTTTTTACCGCACATCAGTAATAACTTCGACTTCCAGGAGTTTTTGAGTGAGCTGCTGGGTGAACTGAACGCTTCACACACCGGTGGTCGTTTCTCGCCGGCTATCCCGAACGCCGATGAGACTGCCGCTCTGGGACTGCTTTACGACGAGACCTCAACCAGCGATGGTTTAAAGATCACAGAGGTTATTGCGGGTGGACCGCTAGCCACCAATACAAGCAAGGTGAAAGCGGGGCATGTTCTTGAGGCTATAGACCAGACTACTTTATCAACTGATCTGGACTGGGCTAAATTGCTGAACAATAAAAAAGGCCAGAACGTACTGCTAAGTTTCTATGACCCGGCCAGCAAGCAGCGGTGGACGGAACGCATCAGACCAATCGGTATTGCCGATGAAAACAGCCTGATGTATAAGCGCTGGGTAGCCCGGATGGAGAAAATGGTGGACAAGTTAAGCGGCGGCAAGGTGGGCTACGTGCATGTAGAGGGAATGAATGATGCCAGTTTCAGGGAAGTTTTTGATGTGGTAATGGGCAAAAATATAGAAAAAGAAGCGCTGATTGTCGACACCCGCTTTAACGGCGGAGGCTGGCTGCACGATGATCTCAATACGTTCTTGTCGGGCAAAAAATACCTGGAGTTTGCGCCGCAGGGCAACAGGCTTAAAGGCGGCGAACCTAATGTGCGCTGGACCAAACCGAGTTGTGTGGTGATGAACGAGGCGAATTACAGTGACGCTTTTATTTTCCCTTACATCTATAAGCAGAATGGCATCGGTAAGCTGATCGGGATGCCGGTAGCGGGTACTGGCACAGCCGTTTGGTGGGAGCGCCAGATTGATCCGACGCTTATTTTCGGAATCCCGATGATCGGTACCATCGGCAAGGAAGGCCGTACGACGGAAAACCTGCAGGTTGAGCCCGATATCCGCGTGCCGGTAAGCTACGAAGATTATCTTCGCGGAAAGGATACACAGATTGAGGTTGCTGTAAAAGAAATGCTGAACGCTGCTTCCCGATAGGGAGGCAGCATTTATACGAAGCTGGCGAGCGACTTATCTATGATCGCCAGTGCTTCGTTGATCTGTTCGGTACTGATCACCAGTGGCGGGGCCAGCCTGATCTTGTTGCCATGGGTAGGTTTGGCCAGAAGGCCGTTCGCTGCAAACTCGAGGCATATATTCCAGGCCAGGTCTGAGTGCTCATCACTATCGATAACAATAGCGTTGAGCAGTCCCTTGCCGCGGATCTGTCTGATAAGTCGATTTCGCCCGGCTATTTCCTGAAGTCCGGCACGGAACCGGTTTCCAAGTATCTCTGCATTTTCAGCCAGCTTTTCATCTAATACGACCTGCAGCGCTTCTTTAGCCACTGCGCATGCAAGTGGATTGCCGCCATATGTAGAGCCATGCTCGCCTGGCTTAATGGTCAGCATCACTTCATCATCAGCCAGAACGGCCGAAACAGGTAATACACCGCCCGAAATGGCTTTTCCGAGGATGAGTACGTCAGGCCTGGGGGTATCGCTGCTGTGAATATCATAAGATGCCAGCATATTGCCGGTCCGTGCAATGCCGGTTTGTATCTCGTCGGCTACGTACAGCACATTGTATTTTCTGCACAGATCGTGCACAGTCCTCAGGTAGTCTGACTCAGGTACCACAACGCCGGCCTCGCCCTGTATGGGTTCTACAATGAAGGCGGCTATATTTTTATCGGACTTAAGTAATGATTCCAATGCCCCTGCATCGTTATAAGGCACTTGGACAATCCCTTCTACAAATGGGCCAAAATCTTTTCGTGCATCCGGATCGCTGGATGCCGAAACGACGCTGATGGTACGCCCGTGAAAGTTATCTTTTGCAAAAACAATTTTGGCCTGGTTTGCCGCTATGCCTTTTACAAGGTAGGCCCATTTGCGGCATAACTTCATGGCGCTCTCTACGGCTTCTACTCCTGAATTCATAATGAGCACCTTCTGGTAGCCAAAAAGTTTGCTCATGTATTGCTCCAGATCGCCCAGTTTATCGTTGTAAAAGGCGCGTGACGTTAATGTTAGCCGCTGCGCCTGCGTGGTAAGCGCTGCAATAATACGCGGGTGGCAATGCCCCTGGTTTACCGCGGAATAAGCCGACAGGAAATCAAAATATCTTTTTCCGTCTACATCCCACAGAAATGGTCCGCTGCCACGCTCGAGCACCACCGGTAAGGGGTGATAATTATGTGCGCCGTATTCTTCTTCGAGGTGGATGAACTTTTCACTTTTTGGGGACTGCAGACTGGTGTTCATAAGCAATAGTTTTTAGCAAACTTAACATTTTATCAGCTACAGCACCAAGTTGCCCGTGGTATTACTGTATCATCTGCGTTTTTTCCAGGGGCCTGTTATCGCTAAAGTGAGCCCCGGATTCTGGATGTTAATAAAGAACGTGTTCCCGTTTGGCGAAAACACCGGTCCTGCAAATTCAGAATTGCGGTAGCCTATATTTTTTGCGATAACATAGGTCTTGCCTTCTGGCGTAATACCGATTACCCGCGCATCTTTTTTGTCTTCACAGATAATGACGTCGCCCCAAGGCGCAATGGTTAAGTTATCACAATTCTCGAAGGTCTCAATGTTATCGGATTCAATAAAAAGCTCGAGCCTGCCCGGACTATTTTTCTCTTCCGGCTTACCTTCAAATTTGCTTGGAACGTATTTGAAGATTTGTCCGTGCTTATTGTGCCCTCCGTCTGTACACGCGAAGAATAATTCGCCGTTACCAAACCATATACCTTCACCGCGTGAAAATCTTGCCGCACCCATTTTAAATCCGCGTAACCTGAGGTCTCCATCGGGCGCCTCAACGTCGTCCAGGTCGATCCATTCCACCTCAAAGGATTTTTTTTGCGGAAATTTATCGGTGGTAAGCGATTTATAATTGCGTGTGTCGGCACTTTTCCATTCTTTGATGGACAAGCACTGCAATTTTCCGCCGTTGTGCAGTTTGCCATAAGCGTTGGGGAGGTAGCGATAGAACAAACTATCTCCTTCATCTTCTGTCTGGTATACGATTCCTGTGCCCGGCTGAACCGCTACTGCTTCATGCGTAAAGCGACCCATCGCTTTGATAGGTTCAGGGCTTGTAATTCCGATCCGGTCGGTAGCCGGAACCTCAAAATTGAAGCCGTGCTCCTTTTCAAGGCCAAGTCCCTCATTTTTTGGGGTTAAACTGCTCTCTTCGCAGGTAATCCAGGATTTCCAGGGCGTAATGCCTCCGGCACAGTTTCTGACCGTACCTACAAGACTGAGGTACTGACTTTCTACGGTCTGCGTTTTTTCGTTGTAAATTAACGTAGTGGTTCCGCCAACACAAGTTTTATCGCCGCCTGCGAAGTCATATATTTTGTTTTTATCAATTTTATGAATGAGTTCATTGTCCTTTCCGAACGGTCCTAGTATATCAGCGCCCGGACTGTTTTCGTGGTTTCTGATCAGAATGGTTTTGCCGTTGGTATGAGAAAAAGATCCCATACCGTCGTACATGCCTGGCATGAGCAATCCATCGTTCATGAGGTCTCCTTTGCGCGAGATAACTTTGGCGGTGAAACCCTTAGGAAGACTTAGAATGTCGCCCTCGCGATGAAAAAGCGGGCCAAAGCCTGCGCCCGGATCGGCGTCTAAAAGATACATTGCTGCCTTAGCCGCATAATTGTTTAATCCTGTAAAACCGAGGCTGACCAGGGCAGTATTTTTTAAAAAGCTTCTTCTTGAACTCATAACTGTTTGTAAATATTCTATGCAAAGTTAATTGAAGTGTATTAAGTTAATGTTAAAATGGACTTCCGCTTCCAGGTCCTGTCAGGACGGTTCATGATGCAGATCTAAAAAATAATACAGATACTCGTATATCAGATGTAACCAATATAAACAGCATTCAAATGAAATTTCTTTTTTTACTATTATCTTTTTTTTCCAGTGTTAGTGTTTTCGGACAAAAGCTTTGTGTTTATGATCTAAGGGTGGAACATTTAGAAAACCCTTTGTCGGTAGACGCAGCCAAACCCAGACTCGGATGGAAGATTTCGTCGTCCCTGAAAAATACCTTGCAGACCGGCTATGAAATCCGGGTTGGAACTGACGAAAAAGGAATCAGGTCGGGTAAGCAGCTGGTCTGGAATGCTTCGGTAAAGTCAGATCAGTCGGTGTTGGTGCCTTATGGAGGCACGCCCCTGAAGTCGAAACAGCGTTATTACTGGCAGGTTCGCGTAAAGGATAATCACGGTAATACCTCGTCATGGAGCAAAGTGCAGTATTGGCAAACTGGTTTGCAGGCGGGCGACTGGACCGCGAAGTGGATAGCTGTACCGGAAAAGGATACTTCCTCGAGAAGTCCGCTTATGAGAAAAACATTCGATCTGAAGAAGCGTGTGAAGTCGGCCACCGTGTATGTGACGGCCAAGGGGCTTTATGAAGCATACATCAATGGTCGCAGGGTGGGCGACAGTTACCTTACGCCTGGTTGGACGAGTTATAAAAACCATTTGCAATATCAGGTTTATGACGTAACCGGATTATTGCTGTCGGGCGCCAACGCCATCGGCGTCACCCTGGGCGATGGCTGGTACAAAGGCCGGATCGGCTTTAACCATCAACGTCGCTTTTATGGAGATACCAGAGCACTGCTTATGCAGCTCGAGGTAGCGTATACCGACGGAACGAAAGAGGTTGTAAATACAGATGAAAGCTGGCTTTCGTCTTATGGTCCGATTGTGGCTTCTGATGTTTACGATGGCGAAGTTTACGACGCACGGCAGGAGAAGACAGGCTGGAGAACGGTCTCTTACACTGCAGATGCAAGTTGGAAACCCGTTCGGATTATAGAAAAGGGTACTGAGCAACTGGTCGGGATGAGTGGGCCGACCGTGAAAAAGCATGAGGTTTTTAAAGCGTTAAAGGTTTTTAAAACCCCTGCGGGAGAAACGGTGGCCGATTTCGGTCAGAACCTGGTGGGTTGGGTAGTTTTAAAAGCAAAAGGTCCCGCCGGTACCAAGATTACCCTAAGTCATGCTGAGGTGCTGGACAAGTCCGGGAATTTTTACACCACCAACCTGCGCTCGGCCAAAGCGCAGAACACGTATATTTTGAAAGGTGATGCTGAGCAATCGTTCGAACCGCATTTTACATTCCAGGGCTTCAGGTATGTGAAGATAGAAGGTTACCCGGGTGACGTATCACCGGAGCAACTCACCGCAGTTGCCGTGTACTCGGCAATGGAAACCACCGGTAAGTTAAGCACTTCAAATGCACTGCTTAACCAGTTGCAGCATAATATCCAGTGGGGGCAGAAGGGGAACTTTGTGGATGTTCCGACCGATTGTCCGCAGAGAGACGAGCGTTTGGGCTGGACTGGTGATGCGCAGGCTTTTGCAAATACTGCTGCTTATAACATGGATGTAGCTGGGTTTTTTACCAAATGGCTGAAAGACCTTAAAGCCGATCAGCATAAAAACGGTAATGTCCCTTTTGTTATTCCTGATGTGATGAACCAAAATGATGCAGGTGCTACAGGATGGGCCGACGCGAGTACAATCATTCCATGGTCGATGTATCAGGCTTATGGCGATAAAGGTATTTTGGAAGCGCAGTTTGACAGTATGAAGGCTTGGGTCGACTTTATGACATCCCGGTCGAAGGACAACCTCTGGAATACCGGATTTCACTTTGGCGACTGGCTTTTTTATCGCCCCGACGATGATAATGACGGTCGCGCTGCGGTGACAGACAAGTATATGATTGCACAATGTTTTTACGCAAACTCTGTTCAGATTCTTATTAACGCGGCAAAGGTGTTAGGTAAGCCGGATATAGAGGGCAAGTATGAGGATCTGCTTAAAAAAATTAAAACGGCCTACGTACAAGAGTATATGACCCCGGGTGGGCGATTGATTTCGTCTACCCAGACAGCTTATGTGCTTGCGCTGCAGTTTGATATGTTGCCCGAGTCGTTGCGTGCGCAGGCGGCCGACCGCCTGGTGCAGAATGTACGGAGTTATGGCAATCACCTGACCACGGGCTTTTTGGGTACACCTTATCTATGTCATGTGTTGTCGCGTTTCGGACATACGAATGTTGCTTACGACCTGCTGATGCAGGAAAGTTATCCTTCCTGGTTGTATCCGGTAAAGATGGGCGCAACAACCATTTGGGAGCGCTGGGATGGTATAAAGCCTGATGGTAGTTTCCAGACACCTAATATGAATTCGTATAACCACTATGCCTATGGTGCGATAGGCGATTGGATGTATAGAAATATGGCGGGTATCAATCAAAGTAGCCCGGGTTACAAGGAAATTGTGATTCAGCCTGTGCCGGGAGGCAAGCTGAGTAGTGTTTCGGCCGAGCTAAGCACGCCTTATGGTCCGGTCGCTTCTGCCTGGAAAATTGAGGATGGCCTGTTTAAACTTAGGGTGGAGGTACCTGCCAATACGAAGGCAACGGTTATTTTACCGGCGCCAATCCTGAAATCGGGAGCTGAAACCGGCACCACGACGACCGTAGGATCAGGTGTTTATGAGTTTGAGTGCAGACTGAATAAATAATTTTTAAATAAAGTCTACCGGTTTACTAGATTATTTTTATATTTGTCGCATAGTCATGTGGCCGAGAGGTTAGGCAGAGGTCTCATAACCTTTAATGGCGGTTCGAGTCCGTCCATGACGACAAGGCAAATAATATAATTGCCTATCCCGGACGTCTGTCGGAAGACTTGTCCAAACTCGTTTATATTTGGTTTGAAAAGGGCTGTATCTGGAGTGATCAGCCCTTTTTCTTTTGGTATATTTGCTTAAGAATTTATAAGACTATGATTGGACTTGCTTCGGGTGTTTGTAAGCGTTTGATGCTGACGGCTGCGCTCTTATTTGCTTTTGCCTTCGGTGTTCAGGCTCAGCAAAAGTTGGTAAGGCTTAAAACGACGAAAGGGGATATCGTACTGATGTTGTACGATAAGACGCCGCGACATCGGGACATGTTTCTACGGGAGATCAGCACGGGGACTTATCGCAGCGCAGCATTTAATAGGGTAATCAAAGATTTTGTGAGCCAGGCAGGCGAGTTGGACGATAGTATTTTGACCCGCGAGCAGAAGCATCCTGAGCTCGGCCGCAAAAGATTACCCGCAGAATTCGTCGATTCGTATATTCATAAAGCGGGTGCTTTGGGTGCGGGTCGCGACGACAATCCGGAGAAAGCTTCATATTTTAATCAGATCTATCTGGTGGCAGGGAAAAAGTTTACAGATCTGCAGCTGGACGAGTTGGAGAAGAAGACAGGCAGGCGGCTGTCAGCTGCTGCCAGGGAAATATATAAAACGAGGGGCGGCACGCCTCATCTAGACGGCGGGTATACGGTGTTTGGGGAGGTTGTTTCGGGTATGGATGTGGCCAGTCTGATCAATGGTGTACAAACCGATACCAGCGATGTCCCTTTAGTACCGGTGATATTTAAGGCGGAGGTTCTGTCAAAGGCCGAGGCCAATCGGTTGAAAAGGCGTCTGGCTACTCCAATAACGCACAAATAGGTATTCCCGATTAATTCGTATATTTGCCCCCTCGTAAAATTTAAAATATAATTCCGATGTTGAATATTGTTCTATTTGGTCCTCCGGGTGCAGGCAAAGGCACTCAGTCTGAAAAATTAATCGACAAGTACCAATTGGTTCACATCTCGACCGGTGATTTGTTCAGGGCGCATATAAAAAATCAAACGGCGTTGGGGCAGCGTGTTAGTGCCTTAATTGCCGAAGGTCAGCTGGTGCCCGATGAGATCACTATTGCGATGCTGGAGGAAGAAGTAGATAAGAATCCGGGGGCTAAAGGCTTCATTTTTGACGGCTTTCCGCGCACTGTGCCACAGGCAAAGGCATTAGATGATTTTCTTGTAAGTAAAGGTACTGAGATCGCGGGGGTTATTGCCCTTGATGTTGATCAGGCTGAGTTGACTAAGCGCATTGCACAGCGCCAGTTGGAAACCGGCAGGGTAGATGATCAGGCCGACAAGCTTCAAAAGCGGATAGAGGAGTATTTTGATAAGACGGTTCACGTATTGCCCTACTATGAATCGCAAGCCAAACTGGCTAAAGTGAACGGCATCGGCCAGATTGAGGATATCTTCTCGGCGCTTTGTACGGT
This region of Pedobacter faecalis genomic DNA includes:
- a CDS encoding peptidylprolyl isomerase, which gives rise to MIGLASGVCKRLMLTAALLFAFAFGVQAQQKLVRLKTTKGDIVLMLYDKTPRHRDMFLREISTGTYRSAAFNRVIKDFVSQAGELDDSILTREQKHPELGRKRLPAEFVDSYIHKAGALGAGRDDNPEKASYFNQIYLVAGKKFTDLQLDELEKKTGRRLSAAAREIYKTRGGTPHLDGGYTVFGEVVSGMDVASLINGVQTDTSDVPLVPVIFKAEVLSKAEANRLKRRLATPITHK
- a CDS encoding adenylate kinase, with translation MLNIVLFGPPGAGKGTQSEKLIDKYQLVHISTGDLFRAHIKNQTALGQRVSALIAEGQLVPDEITIAMLEEEVDKNPGAKGFIFDGFPRTVPQAKALDDFLVSKGTEIAGVIALDVDQAELTKRIAQRQLETGRVDDQADKLQKRIEEYFDKTVHVLPYYESQAKLAKVNGIGQIEDIFSALCTVVDQY